One segment of Micromonospora parathelypteridis DNA contains the following:
- a CDS encoding AAA family ATPase codes for MAQPTMPDAPTPNGAAPQTPAPVTTPAQDATLLERALFEIKRVIVGQDRMVERMFVALLARGHCLLEGVPGVAKTLAVETLAKVVGGSFARVQFTPDLVPADIMGTRIYRQSSEKFDVELGPVFVNFLLADEINRAPAKVQSALLEVMSERQVSIGGESHRVPDPFLVMATQNPIEQEGVYPLPEAQRDRFLMKIVVGYPTDAEEREIVYRMGVTAPEPTAVFDTPELIALQRKADQVFVHNALVDYAVRLVLATRAPAEHGMPDVAQLIQYGASPRASLGLVRATRALALLRGRDYALPQDVQDIAPDILRHRLVLSYDALADDVPADHIVHRVMSTIPLPAVAPRQQATPSTTPPPGAGWPGQRP; via the coding sequence GTGGCCCAGCCGACCATGCCCGACGCCCCGACGCCGAACGGGGCGGCACCGCAGACACCTGCGCCGGTGACCACGCCCGCGCAGGACGCCACCCTGCTGGAGCGGGCGCTGTTCGAGATCAAACGCGTGATCGTCGGGCAGGACCGAATGGTGGAGCGGATGTTCGTCGCGCTGCTCGCCCGGGGTCACTGCCTGCTCGAAGGTGTGCCCGGGGTCGCCAAGACCCTGGCGGTGGAAACACTCGCCAAGGTCGTCGGCGGGTCCTTCGCACGGGTGCAGTTCACCCCGGACCTGGTCCCCGCCGACATCATGGGCACCCGGATCTACCGGCAGTCCAGCGAGAAGTTCGACGTCGAGCTGGGCCCGGTCTTCGTCAACTTCCTGCTCGCCGACGAGATCAACCGGGCTCCGGCGAAGGTGCAGTCCGCCCTGCTCGAGGTGATGAGCGAACGGCAGGTGTCCATCGGCGGCGAGAGCCACCGGGTGCCCGACCCGTTCCTGGTGATGGCCACCCAGAACCCGATCGAGCAGGAGGGCGTCTACCCGCTGCCGGAGGCGCAGCGGGACCGGTTCCTCATGAAGATCGTGGTGGGCTACCCGACCGACGCGGAGGAACGCGAGATCGTCTACCGGATGGGCGTGACCGCGCCCGAGCCGACCGCGGTCTTCGACACACCCGAGCTGATCGCCCTGCAACGCAAGGCCGACCAGGTCTTCGTGCACAACGCCCTGGTCGACTACGCGGTCCGGCTGGTGCTGGCGACCCGCGCTCCCGCCGAGCACGGCATGCCGGACGTCGCGCAACTGATCCAGTACGGGGCCAGCCCGCGCGCCTCGCTGGGCCTGGTCCGGGCGACGCGTGCGTTGGCGCTGCTGCGCGGGCGCGACTACGCCCTGCCGCAGGACGTGCAGGACATCGCGCCGGACATCCTGCGGCACCGTTTGGTGCTCAGCTACGACGCGCTCGCCGACGACGTGCCCGCCGACCACATCGTGCACCGGGTGATGTCGACCATCCCCCTCCCGGCGGTCGCGCCCCGGCAGCAGGCCACCCCGTCGACCACGCCGCCGCCGGGCGCCGGCTGGCCCGGGCAGCGGCCGTGA
- a CDS encoding PH domain-containing protein, with translation MSTPGAPPPPGPDASTAAPVARGPLEPWPNTVHWQPISTDLIWVELIRLAVVVGIVLAGTAVGWVLSGHWLFGLALAVVLLLGVWRAVAIVRAVRAWGYAERENDLLVRHGLLVRRLSIVPYSRMQFVDVSAGPLERAFDLATVQLHTAAAASDARVPGLRPAEASRLRDRLTALGEDRAEGL, from the coding sequence GTGAGCACCCCCGGCGCCCCACCGCCTCCCGGACCTGATGCCTCGACGGCCGCACCGGTGGCCCGGGGGCCGCTGGAGCCCTGGCCGAACACCGTCCACTGGCAGCCGATCTCCACCGACCTGATCTGGGTGGAGCTGATCCGGCTGGCGGTCGTGGTCGGCATCGTGCTGGCCGGGACGGCGGTCGGCTGGGTGTTGAGCGGTCACTGGCTGTTCGGGCTCGCCCTCGCGGTCGTGCTGCTGCTCGGCGTGTGGCGGGCCGTCGCGATCGTCCGCGCGGTCCGGGCCTGGGGTTACGCCGAGCGGGAGAACGACCTGCTCGTCCGGCATGGGCTGTTGGTCCGCCGGCTCTCCATCGTGCCGTACTCGCGGATGCAGTTCGTCGACGTCAGCGCCGGGCCGTTGGAGCGCGCGTTCGACCTCGCCACCGTGCAGTTGCACACGGCCGCGGCGGCGAGCGACGCCCGGGTGCCCGGGCTGCGCCCGGCGGAGGCGTCCCGGTTACGCGACCGGCTCACCGCGCTCGGCGAGGACCGGGCGGAGGGGCTGTGA